In the Sinomonas cyclohexanicum genome, GAAGAGCTCATCGCGCACCTCGGGATCGATGGATGCGGCGCCCCCGTCGCCGCGCTCTCGCTGCACGGCCTGGCCCGCGCCTACTCGCGCCTCGCGAAGGCCCCCGGCGACCAGGGCGCGAACGCCCGTGCCGCGACGATCGCCACGTCGATGCTGGACTACCCGTGGGCCGTCCAGGGCCGCGACCAGCCGAACACGATCGTCATGGAGGAGCTCGGCGTCCTGGCCAAGGTCGGCGCCGAGGGCCTCGTCGTCCTCGCCACGCCCCAGGGCGCCACGGCGGCAGTCAAGGTCCTCGACGGGAACGTCCGCGCCACGACCCTTGTGGCCCTGACCATGCTCGCGGCCGCGGACGCGGTGGACGTCGCAGACGTGGCGCGGGTCCTCGAGCGGGTCGTCGAGCCGGTCATGGGCGGCGGGCGGCAGGTGGGCCGCATCCGCCTCGGCCGCGCCGTGTCGGCGCTGCTGGACTAGATTCACGCAACCCCAGGAGGCACGCAGATGGCTGTCCGCCGCAGGATCGCGCACGACGACGGGCGCGCGGCCGTCGCCGTGTGGCGCGCCGCGCGCTCGGCGACGTCCGAGCGCGAGGAGGGCGTCGCCGTCGTGCGCCAGGAGGTGCCGCGTCAGACCGTGGCGACCGCGGTGCGGTACCTCCTCGAGGAGCTCGCGGAGCGCGCGCCGGGGAACTCTGTCGAGGTGCGGGTGCCGCCGTTCGGGGTGGCGCAATGCGTCGAGGGGCCGCGGCACACGCGCGGGACTCCGCCCAACGTCGTCGAGACCGACGCCGAGACGTGGCTGGGGCTTGCGACCGGGATGCTCGCGTGGCCGGAGGCGCTGGCGTCGGGGAAGCTCAGCGCGTCCGGCATCCGCACGGACCTGAGCGAGTTCCTCCCGCTGGGGTAGCCGGTCTGGGGCGCACTATCCGCGGCCCACGAACGGCATGCCCGAGGCCGTGATGAGCAGGCTGCCCACGCTGGCCTCGCGCGGGAGGGACGCCATGAAGGCGACCGCGTTGGCGGCCTCCTCGACCGCGAACGTCGGCTCGACGCGGCGCGAGCCGTCCGCCTGGAGTGCGCCCTCGCCGACGCTGAGCCCGTGCATCATCTCGGTCCGCGTGTTGCCGATGTCGATCTGCCCGGCCGTGATGCCGTAGGGCCGGCCGTCGAGTTCGATGCTCTTCGTCAGGCCCGTGATGGCGTGCTTCGTGGTGGTGTACGCCACGGACCGGGGGCGCGGCGCGTGCGCCGAGATCGAGCCGTTGTTGATGATCCGGCCGCCCTGGGGCTCCTGCGCCTTCATGGCCCGGAACGCCGCGGCCGCGCACAGGAAGCTGCCCGTGAGGTTGACCGCAACGGTGGACTCCCAGCCGGCCATGTCGATCTCGCCCACGTCGCCGGAGGGCCCGAACGTGCCCGCGTTGTTGAACAGAACGTCCACCCGGCCGAAGGCGCGCAGCGTCTCGGCGAAGAGGCGGTCGACGTCGTCGGGCCGGGTCACGTCGCACGGCACCACGAGCGCGGGCGGGCCATCGCCGGCGCCGGAGGCGAGGCCCGAAGTGCCACCGACTGTCTCGGTCAGCGCGTCCTCGCGCCGGCCGGCGAGCGCCACGCGCCAGCCGTCGTCAAGGAGCCTGAGCGCCACCGCTCGGCCGATCCCGCTGCCGGCACCCGTCACGACGGCGACGCGCCGCGCGTGCTCGTTCTCTCCCATGTGGCCTCCCGATCGTCACGGACTTGACGTGCGTCACGCTGACCCTGCACGCTAGTTTCACATTACAGTATTTTGTTTCCGCAATACGAAATGAGAGCGGAGCCAATCCACCCAGACCCGGGCGCGGTACCCCGCGCAGAAAGAGGTTGGACGTGTTGACTGGAGAGCCTACCCAGTTCCTCGGCGCCCGATTCCATGGCGCCGAGTTCCATGGCGGCGGTGCCGCCCTGGACCGCGACCCCGAAGAGACCGCCGAGTGGATCGAGTCCTTCGATTCGCTCGTGTCCGAGCAGGGCACCGAGCGGGCCCAGTTCATGGTCAAGAGCATCCTGCAGCGCGCGGGCGCCCAGAGCGTCGGCGTGCCCATGGTGCACACCACGGACTACGTGAACACCATCCCCGCGGACCAGGAGCCCGCGTACCCCGGCGACGAAGAGGTCGAGCGGCGGTACCGGGCGTGGATGCGCTGGAACGCAGCCGTCCTCGTGCACCGGGCCCAGCGGCCCGGCGTCGGCGTGGGCGGGCACATCTCGACCTACGCGGGCGCCGCGACGCTCTACGAGGTGGGCTTCAACCACTTCTTCCGCGGCAAGGACCACCCCGGCGGCGGCGACCAGGTCTTCTTCCAGGGCCACGCCTCCCCCGGCATGTACGCCCGCGCCTTCATGGAAGGGCGCCTGACCGAGGAGGACCTCGACGGCTTCCGGCAGGAGAAGTCCCGCGAGGGCCACGCCCTCTCCTCCTACCCGCACCCGCGGCTCATGCCGGAGTTCTGGGAGTTCCCCACGGTGTCCAT is a window encoding:
- a CDS encoding sterol carrier family protein translates to MAVRRRIAHDDGRAAVAVWRAARSATSEREEGVAVVRQEVPRQTVATAVRYLLEELAERAPGNSVEVRVPPFGVAQCVEGPRHTRGTPPNVVETDAETWLGLATGMLAWPEALASGKLSASGIRTDLSEFLPLG
- a CDS encoding SDR family oxidoreductase; its protein translation is MGENEHARRVAVVTGAGSGIGRAVALRLLDDGWRVALAGRREDALTETVGGTSGLASGAGDGPPALVVPCDVTRPDDVDRLFAETLRAFGRVDVLFNNAGTFGPSGDVGEIDMAGWESTVAVNLTGSFLCAAAAFRAMKAQEPQGGRIINNGSISAHAPRPRSVAYTTTKHAITGLTKSIELDGRPYGITAGQIDIGNTRTEMMHGLSVGEGALQADGSRRVEPTFAVEEAANAVAFMASLPREASVGSLLITASGMPFVGRG